One part of the Nocardioides zeae genome encodes these proteins:
- a CDS encoding small basic family protein, giving the protein MIAALGLLVGIVLGIVLEPEVPLALQPYLPIAVVAALDAVFGGLRAYLDGIFDDKVFVVSFVSNVVIAAVIVYLGDRLGVGGQLSTGVIVVLGIRIFSNMAAIRRHVFHA; this is encoded by the coding sequence ATGATCGCCGCCCTCGGCCTGCTCGTCGGCATCGTGCTCGGGATCGTGCTCGAGCCCGAGGTGCCGCTCGCGCTGCAGCCCTACCTGCCGATCGCCGTCGTCGCCGCGCTCGACGCGGTCTTCGGCGGCCTGCGCGCCTACCTCGACGGGATCTTCGACGACAAGGTCTTCGTCGTCTCGTTCGTGAGCAACGTCGTCATCGCCGCCGTCATCGTCTACCTGGGCGACCGCCTCGGCGTCGGCGGCCAGCTGTCGACCGGCGTCATCGTCGTGCTCGGCATCCGCATCTTCTCCAACATGGCCGCCATCCGCCGGCACGTCTTCCATGCCTGA
- the ftsR gene encoding transcriptional regulator FtsR yields the protein MAAPGPAPRRSEDAPAGRLTIGQVLDLLRPDFPGITIPKIRFLEDKGLIKPERTSAGYRKFSAHDVERLRYVLVMQRDHYLPLKVIGEHLDAIDRGLEPPPIEGLQPQVPKVALASDGLPGPEEFRRRTSMRLTRRELVEVARIDDAFLAVLEQFGLVRANASGHYDAEDLVVADTARELDAFGIEPRHLRAFRAAADREAGLVEQVVAPVRRSRDAAAEARAADTAAQIAALTVRLHATLVKAALPDR from the coding sequence ATGGCCGCACCCGGCCCGGCCCCGCGCCGGAGCGAGGACGCACCGGCGGGTCGTCTCACCATCGGCCAGGTCCTCGACCTGCTGCGTCCGGACTTCCCGGGGATCACGATCCCCAAGATCCGCTTCCTCGAGGACAAGGGGCTCATCAAGCCCGAGCGCACCTCGGCGGGCTACCGCAAGTTCTCCGCGCACGACGTGGAGCGGTTGCGGTACGTGCTGGTCATGCAGCGCGACCACTACCTGCCGCTCAAGGTGATCGGCGAGCACCTGGACGCCATCGACCGCGGCCTCGAGCCACCGCCGATCGAGGGCCTGCAGCCGCAGGTGCCGAAGGTGGCGCTGGCGTCCGACGGCCTCCCCGGTCCGGAGGAGTTCCGCCGGCGCACCTCCATGCGCCTCACGCGCCGCGAGCTCGTCGAGGTGGCCCGGATCGACGACGCGTTCCTCGCCGTGCTCGAGCAGTTCGGGCTGGTGCGCGCGAACGCGTCGGGCCACTACGACGCGGAGGACCTCGTCGTCGCCGACACCGCCCGGGAGCTCGACGCGTTCGGCATCGAGCCCCGGCACCTGCGCGCGTTCCGTGCCGCGGCGGACCGCGAGGCGGGCCTGGTGGAGCAGGTCGTGGCGCCCGTGCGTCGCAGCCGCGACGCCGCGGCGGAGGCGCGCGCCGCGGACACGGCGGCCCAGATCGCCGCCCTCACGGTGCGCCTCCACGCCACGCTCGTGAAGGCCGCCCTGCCCGACCGCTGA
- a CDS encoding FHA domain-containing protein produces the protein MPFCTACGRQNPDDARFCSQCGTKMVTSAPSAVSDATATISIPSSSATESSDRALNAVDAAAVDALPPGHALLVVQRGPGAGSRFLLDTDLVSAGRHPDSEIFLDDVTVSRRHADFRRDGGVFTVSDVGSLNGTYVNRDRIDEVTLKDGDEVQIGKYRLVFFSGSPV, from the coding sequence ATGCCGTTCTGCACAGCCTGCGGTAGGCAGAACCCGGACGACGCCCGGTTCTGCTCCCAGTGCGGCACCAAGATGGTGACCTCGGCGCCGAGCGCGGTGTCGGACGCGACGGCGACGATCTCGATCCCGTCGTCGTCGGCCACGGAGAGCTCCGACCGCGCGCTCAACGCGGTCGACGCCGCCGCCGTGGACGCCCTGCCGCCGGGCCACGCCCTGCTCGTCGTGCAGCGGGGGCCCGGCGCGGGCAGCCGCTTCCTGCTCGACACCGACCTCGTGTCCGCCGGTCGCCACCCCGACAGCGAGATCTTCCTCGACGACGTCACCGTCTCCCGTCGCCACGCGGACTTCCGCCGCGACGGGGGAGTGTTCACCGTCAGCGACGTCGGGAGCCTCAACGGCACCTACGTGAACCGTGACCGCATCGACGAGGTCACGCTCAAGGACGGCGACGAGGTGCAGATCGGCAAGTACCGGCTCGTCTTCTTCTCGGGCTCGCCGGTCTGA
- the gcvH gene encoding glycine cleavage system protein GcvH: MYPDDLKYTAEHEWVRTGDGPAVRIGVTHYAQDELGGIVYVTLPEVGETVTAGTPCGELESHKSVSEIYAPVTGEVVAVNEALDATPEVVNADPYGDGWLFEVVPADADAVDGLLDAAAYQADLPG; encoded by the coding sequence GTGTACCCCGACGACCTGAAGTACACCGCCGAGCACGAGTGGGTCCGCACCGGGGACGGCCCGGCCGTGCGGATCGGGGTGACCCACTACGCGCAGGACGAGCTGGGCGGCATCGTCTACGTCACGCTGCCCGAGGTCGGGGAGACGGTCACGGCGGGCACGCCCTGCGGCGAGCTGGAGTCGCACAAGTCGGTGAGCGAGATCTACGCGCCCGTCACCGGCGAGGTGGTCGCGGTCAACGAGGCCCTCGACGCCACGCCCGAGGTCGTCAACGCGGACCCGTACGGCGACGGGTGGCTGTTCGAGGTCGTGCCGGCCGACGCGGACGCGGTGGACGGGCTGCTCGACGCCGCGGCGTACCAGGCCGACCTCCCCGGCTGA
- a CDS encoding DUF881 domain-containing protein — MPEPEPTPEPTPEPTRERATPPGVARLRDALTRPSRSQVVVAVLLAVVGFAGVVQMRTTAEDDTYSGYREQDLIDLLTGLAGTTQRAETEITRLEDIRDDLRSSTTARSAAIEEARREARALEVLAGTVPVGGPGIRVTIAEDAGTIRASAIVDMVQELRSAGAEAIEINDQVRLVAGSWAIQDGDGIVVDSVPLRPPYVVEAIGTATTLDGAMSFPDGPTQTFERGSAATVEVDEVDQLEIASTVPDVAEPQFARRSD, encoded by the coding sequence ATGCCTGAGCCCGAGCCGACCCCGGAGCCCACGCCGGAGCCCACCCGCGAGCGCGCGACGCCGCCCGGCGTGGCGCGGCTCCGGGACGCGCTCACGCGCCCGTCGCGCAGCCAGGTCGTCGTGGCCGTGCTGCTGGCGGTCGTCGGCTTCGCGGGCGTCGTGCAGATGCGCACCACCGCGGAGGACGACACCTACTCGGGCTACCGCGAGCAGGACCTCATCGACCTGCTGACGGGTCTCGCGGGCACCACCCAGCGCGCGGAGACGGAGATCACCCGCCTCGAGGACATCCGCGACGACCTCCGCTCCTCGACGACGGCCCGCAGCGCCGCCATCGAGGAGGCGCGCCGCGAGGCGCGCGCCCTGGAGGTGCTGGCCGGCACCGTGCCCGTCGGGGGCCCGGGCATCCGCGTGACCATCGCGGAGGACGCGGGCACGATCCGCGCCTCGGCGATCGTCGACATGGTCCAGGAGCTCCGCTCGGCGGGCGCCGAGGCCATCGAGATCAACGACCAGGTGCGGCTCGTCGCCGGGTCCTGGGCGATCCAGGACGGCGACGGCATCGTGGTCGACAGCGTGCCGCTGCGCCCGCCGTACGTCGTCGAGGCGATCGGCACCGCGACCACCCTCGACGGGGCGATGTCGTTCCCCGACGGACCGACGCAGACCTTCGAGCGGGGGAGCGCGGCGACCGTCGAGGTCGACGAGGTCGACCAGCTCGAGATCGCCTCCACGGTGCCCGACGTCGCCGAGCCGCAGTTCGCACGCCGCTCCGACTGA